One stretch of bacterium DNA includes these proteins:
- a CDS encoding ATP-dependent DNA helicase, whose translation MATSAGTKKFQPTDAQRAAIESASLSMAVDAAAGSGKTAVLIRRILTIVGCDPEQPGSGDWGRLGGVLAITFTEKAAGELRSKLRAYIPSAERFRLDHAWMGTFHSFCARLLRRYGPAVGLDPSFDLLDENTSGMLARRCASDALLSMLENKEAGARDLVEEVGFATATCALEELMQFRWHAEAALSDRSEAEGWEGAALGALRTVFAEAKRTYAMRLAELGALDFQELEIRALELLGDGSVASACRRQFAQLLVDEYQDTNDIQTELVLKLFDPSANRLFIVGDEAQSIYRFRGANVSCFARMREEITKRSGRAVRLAHNFRSRKSIISFVNVSQDVLAKGLFAAPSSPKPMEHTVEDAAGAPSVIELAIPASNETKIAALREREARAIAEMIAKGASAGEWSAGDVVLLFRAMTSAGIYEAALQRLCIPCTSAGGRGFLERREVADLMAAVAFSLDPNNSAALLTLLRSPIGDLSDDELAIMAGPEGRGIPAALEKDERLALVRDLPFMAGHMRPSEIMRRVINESGLEVLWSRLDPSGAAVMNMDRLITIARDLERGMPTTLADFNSFMREMRNRDARMGETPAGADAANAVRLMSVHAAKGLEFPVVFLPDLARKPPQKTKQWIFSRGDAGAGSGVAFRKRNPDQPFGSRIKTERFERLANEESEQEERESKRLLYVAMTRAIDTLVLPIHEDIKADRTWHEWVCEALSSPVGRKISKRIEAGGRSAGSVGATALPGTEAHVPPAMQNSRSAVAHLSVSALDSYSVCPMQYYLKYVLGLPASEMGRGDHDHIEPNVYGSIVHSMLSHATKDEEELRAIALSECLANGVKANDKAIRDLVKDAADAIEIAGASRLEEGFREMPFEISCKESTISGTIDWLRPDGEGYEVVDFKTGLSDKTKVKERSEQYEVQMQIYALAAEAMTDAMVSATSLVFPSARVSSRREMDDARREAAAKNIERIVAGIEAGDYAVRKKPSCENCIYHRNRMCWEDRTKAGRPSKARCRTRHRT comes from the coding sequence ATGGCGACATCTGCAGGCACAAAAAAGTTTCAGCCGACTGACGCCCAGAGGGCGGCGATAGAATCCGCGTCGCTCTCCATGGCGGTGGACGCTGCCGCGGGCTCGGGGAAGACCGCGGTCCTCATCCGCCGCATCCTCACGATCGTGGGCTGCGATCCCGAGCAGCCGGGGAGCGGCGACTGGGGCAGATTGGGAGGCGTGCTCGCCATCACCTTCACCGAGAAGGCTGCGGGCGAACTCAGGTCGAAGCTCCGCGCCTACATCCCTTCGGCCGAGCGCTTCAGGTTGGACCACGCCTGGATGGGGACCTTTCACTCCTTCTGCGCCAGGCTCCTTCGGCGCTATGGGCCCGCGGTCGGACTGGACCCCTCCTTCGACCTGCTGGACGAGAACACCTCCGGCATGCTCGCGCGAAGGTGCGCAAGCGACGCATTGTTATCCATGCTCGAGAACAAGGAGGCGGGCGCGCGGGATCTCGTGGAGGAGGTGGGGTTCGCCACGGCTACCTGCGCCCTCGAAGAGCTGATGCAGTTCCGCTGGCATGCCGAAGCCGCCCTCTCCGACCGCTCGGAGGCCGAGGGATGGGAGGGCGCAGCGCTGGGCGCCCTGAGGACCGTCTTCGCAGAGGCTAAACGCACCTACGCCATGAGGCTCGCGGAGCTCGGCGCACTGGACTTCCAGGAGCTGGAAATCAGGGCGCTCGAACTCCTGGGCGACGGCTCGGTCGCCTCCGCATGCAGAAGACAATTCGCGCAGCTGCTCGTGGACGAGTACCAGGACACGAACGACATCCAGACCGAACTGGTGCTCAAGCTCTTCGACCCCTCCGCGAACCGCCTCTTCATCGTGGGCGACGAGGCGCAGTCGATCTACCGCTTCCGCGGGGCCAACGTCTCCTGCTTCGCCAGGATGCGCGAAGAGATCACGAAGAGGTCCGGCCGAGCGGTGAGGCTTGCGCACAACTTCCGGTCGAGGAAGTCCATCATATCGTTCGTCAACGTCTCGCAGGATGTGCTGGCAAAGGGGCTCTTCGCCGCCCCCTCCTCGCCCAAACCCATGGAGCACACGGTCGAAGACGCCGCGGGGGCTCCCTCCGTGATCGAGCTGGCGATACCCGCCTCCAATGAGACCAAGATCGCGGCCCTGCGCGAACGCGAGGCGCGCGCGATCGCAGAGATGATAGCGAAGGGCGCGTCCGCGGGCGAGTGGTCGGCGGGCGACGTGGTCCTGCTCTTCCGAGCGATGACTTCGGCCGGTATATACGAGGCCGCGCTGCAGAGGCTCTGCATTCCATGCACCTCCGCAGGAGGTAGGGGTTTTCTGGAGAGGCGCGAAGTGGCGGACCTCATGGCCGCCGTGGCATTCTCACTCGATCCGAACAACTCCGCCGCGCTGCTCACGCTCCTGCGCTCGCCCATAGGTGACTTGAGCGACGACGAACTCGCGATCATGGCCGGCCCGGAGGGCCGAGGTATCCCCGCAGCGCTGGAAAAGGATGAGCGCCTGGCTCTGGTCCGCGATCTGCCCTTCATGGCAGGGCACATGAGACCCTCTGAGATCATGCGCCGCGTGATCAACGAGTCCGGGCTGGAAGTGCTCTGGTCAAGGCTCGACCCGTCGGGCGCCGCGGTCATGAACATGGATCGGCTCATCACCATAGCCAGGGACTTGGAGCGCGGGATGCCGACCACGCTTGCGGATTTCAACTCGTTCATGAGGGAGATGCGCAACCGCGACGCGAGGATGGGCGAGACGCCTGCCGGCGCCGACGCAGCCAACGCAGTCCGGCTCATGTCCGTGCACGCCGCAAAGGGGCTGGAGTTTCCCGTGGTCTTTCTGCCGGACCTGGCGAGAAAGCCCCCCCAGAAGACGAAGCAGTGGATATTCTCACGGGGCGACGCAGGCGCTGGCAGCGGCGTGGCCTTCAGAAAGAGGAACCCGGACCAGCCCTTCGGCAGCAGGATAAAGACGGAGCGCTTCGAAAGGCTCGCAAACGAGGAGTCGGAGCAGGAGGAACGCGAATCCAAGAGGCTGCTCTACGTGGCCATGACCCGCGCGATCGACACCCTCGTGCTGCCGATCCATGAGGATATAAAGGCTGACAGGACATGGCACGAATGGGTGTGCGAAGCGCTCTCCTCTCCCGTCGGAAGAAAGATCTCAAAGAGGATCGAGGCGGGCGGCCGTTCGGCCGGGTCCGTCGGCGCGACAGCTCTCCCGGGAACGGAGGCGCACGTCCCCCCTGCCATGCAAAATTCGAGGAGCGCCGTCGCGCACCTCTCCGTATCCGCGCTGGACTCCTACAGCGTCTGCCCCATGCAGTACTATCTCAAGTACGTGCTGGGGCTCCCTGCCAGCGAGATGGGCCGGGGGGATCACGACCATATCGAACCCAACGTATACGGCTCCATCGTGCACTCCATGCTCTCGCACGCGACGAAGGACGAAGAGGAACTTCGCGCGATCGCGCTCTCGGAATGCCTTGCAAACGGAGTGAAGGCGAACGATAAGGCGATTCGCGACCTGGTGAAGGACGCGGCGGACGCTATCGAGATCGCCGGCGCATCCCGCCTTGAGGAAGGATTCAGGGAGATGCCCTTCGAGATCTCATGCAAAGAGAGCACGATCTCCGGCACCATAGATTGGCTGAGGCCCGATGGCGAAGGTTACGAGGTCGTGGACTTCAAAACCGGCCTTTCGGACAAGACAAAGGTAAAGGAGCGCTCCGAACAGTACGAGGTTCAGATGCAGATCTACGCACTCGCGGCAGAAGCGATGACCGACGCCATGGTGTCGGCCACGAGCCTCGTCTTCCCCTCAGCAAGGGTGAGTTCGAGGCGAGAGATGGACGATGCGCGCAGGGAGGCGGCCGCAAAGAACATCGAGAGGATTGTGGCGGGGATAGAGGCAGGAGACTACGCGGTCAGGAAAAAGCCGTCGTGCGAAAATTGCATATACCATAGGAACAGGATGTGCTGGGAGGACAGGACCAAAGCCGGCAGACCGAGCAAGGCAAGATGCAGAACAAGACACAGGACATAA
- the dksA gene encoding RNA polymerase-binding protein DksA: MKKKDIDKFKKILTERRKAIVDAAQSTRESDVMMVEQADLPDEVDLASTETGQALNLRLRDRELVLLKKIDKTLKKMEDGEFGICERCGEEIGVKRLDARPVAELCIRCKEELEKLEKGFAE; the protein is encoded by the coding sequence ATGAAGAAAAAAGATATAGATAAGTTCAAAAAAATCCTGACCGAACGGCGGAAGGCGATAGTGGACGCCGCACAGAGCACCCGCGAGAGCGACGTCATGATGGTAGAGCAGGCCGACCTGCCGGACGAGGTCGATCTGGCCTCCACGGAGACCGGCCAGGCCCTGAACCTAAGGCTCCGCGACAGGGAACTCGTTCTCCTCAAGAAGATAGACAAGACCCTCAAAAAGATGGAGGACGGCGAGTTCGGGATCTGCGAACGCTGCGGCGAAGAGATCGGCGTCAAGAGGCTGGACGCGAGGCCTGTGGCTGAGCTCTGCATCCGCTGCAAGGAGGAGCTGGAGAAGCTGGAGAAGGGGTTCGCAGAGTAG
- a CDS encoding DUF721 domain-containing protein: MRPPPLLLRLFMRQRRKAFVTPADVLGAKHSDRRIKEGIRLYRIWDLWPTIAGETLAPHAIPARWQGRDLIVKVEHSAWVQELSFIKDTLKEKIAKALPGIDIRQIRFEVGKLPEPPKGALKARPRISRRLSSDEVEFIEQAAKEIPDGEVRESARSAMQKGFGLKGPLKKS, from the coding sequence ATGAGACCACCCCCTCTGCTACTGCGGCTCTTCATGAGGCAGAGGAGAAAGGCATTTGTAACTCCTGCGGACGTGCTGGGAGCGAAGCACAGCGACCGCAGGATCAAGGAGGGAATCCGACTCTACCGCATCTGGGACCTCTGGCCCACGATCGCCGGCGAGACCCTCGCCCCCCATGCCATACCCGCCAGGTGGCAGGGTCGCGACCTCATCGTGAAGGTGGAGCACAGCGCATGGGTGCAGGAACTCTCATTCATAAAGGATACGCTGAAAGAGAAGATCGCGAAGGCCCTGCCGGGCATTGACATAAGGCAGATCCGTTTCGAGGTGGGCAAGCTTCCAGAGCCGCCCAAGGGCGCGCTGAAGGCCAGGCCAAGGATTTCACGCAGGCTTTCGAGCGACGAGGTCGAGTTCATAGAGCAGGCGGCGAAGGAGATCCCGGACGGAGAGGTCCGCGAGAGCGCCCGAAGCGCCATGCAAAAGGGTTTTGGTTTAAAAGGCCCGCTGAAAAAATCATAA
- a CDS encoding methyltransferase, with protein MKLTSEYFESANITAWQPERGHRYGHESMALAEFAKISPGQRVAELGSGIGLISLLLAARRQPSEVVAVEIQPAFHKIAARNVKENGYDSVVRCVNEDYRKFAGANKGAFDCVVSNPPFYRAGEGRLSPDPSRAAARHELNGTIDELVQSAHALLLPGGFFFVVFDARRDEELKSAAKSAGFKGIKVEDTPGPAFILAALNR; from the coding sequence ATGAAACTCACATCGGAATATTTTGAGAGCGCGAACATCACGGCATGGCAGCCGGAGCGCGGGCATCGCTACGGCCATGAGAGCATGGCGCTGGCGGAGTTCGCAAAGATAAGTCCAGGACAGCGCGTCGCAGAGTTGGGTTCAGGGATCGGACTGATATCGCTCCTGCTCGCCGCGAGGCGCCAACCTTCGGAGGTAGTCGCCGTTGAAATACAGCCGGCATTTCACAAGATCGCAGCGAGAAATGTGAAAGAAAATGGATACGATTCCGTCGTGCGCTGCGTGAACGAGGACTATCGAAAGTTTGCAGGCGCAAACAAAGGGGCATTCGATTGCGTGGTCTCCAACCCACCCTTCTATCGCGCGGGCGAAGGCAGGCTCTCGCCGGATCCCTCTCGCGCCGCGGCCCGCCATGAGCTCAATGGCACTATAGATGAGCTCGTTCAATCAGCCCACGCCCTGCTCTTGCCAGGCGGATTTTTCTTTGTGGTCTTTGACGCAAGGAGGGATGAAGAGCTCAAGTCCGCTGCCAAAAGCGCCGGTTTCAAGGGCATCAAGGTCGAAGATACACCCGGCCCTGCCTTTATACTCGCAGCATTAAACAGATAA
- a CDS encoding L-threonylcarbamoyladenylate synthase has product MTEIINIDPKAPDSTEIEKAVEYLRRGQVIAYPTETIYGLGADVTDRKAVKRIYDLKARDYGLPISILVADLRMLREVVSEVPDRALLLMRKFWPGALTILFPASSIIPKGLVTNTGKVGIRISSHPVAAALVQQFGRPITTTSANLSGFPPSLAVKHVRKYFGEKLPCIIDGGECAPTRGSTVVDIGDETMRIIRDGAIPAEEVIKCFQG; this is encoded by the coding sequence ATGACCGAGATAATCAACATCGACCCCAAGGCGCCGGATTCGACGGAGATAGAGAAGGCGGTGGAATATCTGCGCCGCGGGCAGGTGATCGCATATCCCACCGAGACGATCTATGGGCTGGGCGCGGACGTGACGGACCGCAAGGCGGTCAAACGCATCTACGACCTCAAGGCGCGCGACTACGGGCTGCCGATATCCATATTGGTCGCTGACTTGAGGATGCTGCGCGAGGTGGTGAGCGAGGTCCCGGACCGCGCGCTGCTCCTCATGCGCAAGTTCTGGCCTGGCGCGCTGACGATCCTGTTTCCTGCGTCGTCGATAATCCCCAAGGGTCTGGTCACCAACACCGGCAAGGTCGGCATCAGGATTTCTTCGCACCCGGTGGCCGCGGCCCTGGTGCAGCAGTTCGGCCGTCCCATCACCACCACCAGCGCCAACCTCTCCGGCTTCCCCCCTTCGCTCGCCGTGAAGCACGTGCGCAAGTACTTCGGGGAGAAGCTGCCGTGCATCATCGATGGCGGCGAGTGTGCGCCGACCCGCGGCTCGACGGTCGTGGATATCGGCGATGAGACCATGCGCATCATCCGCGACGGCGCAATCCCGGCGGAAGAAGTGATCAAGTGCTTTCAGGGGTGA
- the purE gene encoding 5-(carboxyamino)imidazole ribonucleotide mutase, protein MAKPQVLIVMGSKSDLEVMEEARRALAELGVTSRMHIASAHRTPDKAAELARKAKAEGIRVVIAGAGFAAHLAGAIAANTTLPVIGVPLDSSSLKGLDALLATVQMPAGIPVATVAVGKAGARNAGILAAQMLALSDDVLAKKLEESRKEMAKKVEATDKELQS, encoded by the coding sequence ATGGCAAAACCGCAGGTGCTCATAGTGATGGGGAGCAAGAGCGACCTAGAGGTCATGGAGGAGGCGCGCCGGGCCCTCGCCGAGCTCGGTGTTACGAGCCGCATGCACATCGCCAGCGCGCACCGCACGCCCGACAAGGCGGCGGAGCTCGCGAGGAAGGCGAAGGCAGAGGGGATAAGGGTCGTGATCGCGGGCGCCGGATTCGCTGCTCACCTGGCGGGCGCGATAGCGGCGAACACCACGCTGCCGGTGATAGGCGTGCCGCTCGATTCATCCTCTCTCAAGGGCCTCGATGCGCTGCTCGCCACCGTCCAGATGCCGGCGGGGATACCGGTAGCCACGGTTGCGGTGGGCAAGGCCGGCGCGCGCAACGCGGGGATCCTCGCTGCGCAGATGCTGGCGCTCTCGGACGATGTGCTTGCAAAGAAGCTCGAGGAGTCGCGAAAAGAGATGGCCAAAAAGGTGGAGGCCACGGACAAAGAGCTGCAATCATAA